Proteins encoded together in one Maricaulis maris window:
- a CDS encoding GGDEF domain-containing protein, whose product MLRRYWPKSQPDQHVDVASRRSLAGFCVLAGSAGVAVTLVNMRFFADTPEAITIGGIASVLCLLAPIWVNANAAFKFRARVVGFGVLALLTVLAVMGRTLITPSNLLMIPGIMTFALAVGWRTGLSYLVATLSIYVWCVMQSSQVDAQSVTSYGLTLLAALGGMAIFVFVGATIFRSEMINAAERLERAKRSAEAATDHFRERAATDALTGAANRTSIDKLLSASVDRCRETGTPFAVVVFDLDHFKRVNDTYGHLAGDRVLIEVVRAVRSVIRPTDTLGRIGGEEFAVILDGVAGEAAVRLTERMREAIESVAIDVEGRGRVRPTASFGLADGHPDLTPNDLLEQADQCLYQAKRSGRNRLEFRTESDSQVASIATAKRA is encoded by the coding sequence ATGCTCAGGCGTTACTGGCCCAAAAGTCAGCCCGATCAGCATGTCGACGTCGCGTCGCGGCGCTCGCTTGCCGGGTTCTGCGTGCTGGCCGGTTCGGCCGGAGTGGCGGTCACCCTCGTCAATATGCGCTTCTTTGCCGACACCCCCGAGGCGATTACCATTGGTGGCATCGCATCCGTGCTGTGCCTGCTCGCGCCGATCTGGGTCAATGCCAATGCGGCGTTCAAATTCCGGGCGCGTGTGGTTGGCTTTGGTGTGCTGGCCTTGCTGACGGTCCTTGCCGTGATGGGGCGAACCCTCATTACGCCCAGCAATCTCCTGATGATCCCCGGGATCATGACCTTCGCCCTCGCGGTGGGGTGGCGCACCGGGCTGAGCTATCTGGTGGCGACGCTGTCGATTTATGTCTGGTGCGTGATGCAATCCTCGCAGGTCGACGCCCAGTCCGTCACCAGCTACGGCCTGACGCTGCTTGCCGCACTCGGTGGCATGGCGATCTTCGTTTTCGTCGGCGCCACCATCTTCCGCAGCGAGATGATCAATGCCGCCGAACGGCTCGAGCGTGCCAAGCGCTCGGCCGAGGCGGCAACCGATCATTTTCGCGAGCGGGCCGCGACGGACGCGCTGACCGGCGCCGCCAACCGCACGTCGATTGACAAGCTGCTCAGCGCCAGTGTCGACCGCTGCCGCGAGACCGGGACCCCGTTCGCCGTCGTCGTCTTCGACCTGGATCACTTCAAGCGGGTCAATGACACCTATGGCCACCTGGCCGGTGACCGGGTGCTGATCGAGGTGGTTCGCGCAGTCCGGTCAGTCATTCGCCCGACCGATACGCTGGGGCGAATTGGCGGAGAGGAGTTTGCGGTCATCCTGGACGGGGTTGCCGGAGAGGCCGCCGTCCGTCTGACCGAGCGGATGCGCGAGGCGATCGAAAGCGTTGCCATCGATGTCGAGGGCCGCGGACGTGTGCGACCGACCGCCAGTTTTGGCCTGGCCGATGGCCATCCTGACCTGACCCCGAACGATCTGCTCGAACAAGCCGATCAATGCCTGTACCAGGCCAAGCGAAGCGGCCGAAACCGTCTTGAATTCAGGACCGAGTCCGACAGTCAGGTCGCCTCTATAGCGACCGCGAAGCGGGCCTGA
- the rlmB gene encoding 23S rRNA (guanosine(2251)-2'-O)-methyltransferase RlmB, with protein sequence MRNTSKRTDYTRRSKPAGASDSGWVWGRHAVLAAVANKRREILELKVTRNAARELPAGTDHEQVEPRAIDHVLPDGAVHQGFAAKARALPAESVNGVIDPTHGALLVLDQITDPHNVGAILRSAAAFGIRAVVMQDRKAPPLFGTVCKSAVGAAERVPHVSVTNIADTLLEFRKAGRHVLGLAGEAELDLATAIAAPDGKGWGPGLVLVMGSEDKGLRQRVAECCDQLVRIPMTGAVESLNVSNAAAIALYEAAKWRPVRDETPPA encoded by the coding sequence ATGCGCAACACCTCCAAACGGACCGATTACACCCGCCGCTCCAAGCCTGCAGGAGCAAGCGATTCCGGCTGGGTCTGGGGGCGCCATGCGGTGCTCGCTGCAGTCGCCAACAAGCGTCGCGAAATCCTTGAACTCAAGGTCACCCGCAATGCCGCGCGAGAGCTTCCGGCCGGGACCGATCACGAGCAGGTCGAGCCGAGAGCCATTGACCACGTGCTGCCCGACGGGGCTGTACACCAGGGCTTCGCGGCCAAGGCCCGGGCCCTGCCCGCTGAATCGGTCAATGGCGTGATCGACCCGACCCATGGCGCCCTGCTTGTCCTCGACCAGATCACTGACCCGCACAATGTCGGTGCGATCCTGCGTTCGGCAGCCGCTTTCGGGATCCGTGCCGTTGTCATGCAGGACCGCAAGGCACCGCCGCTGTTCGGGACCGTCTGCAAGAGCGCAGTCGGTGCCGCTGAGCGGGTCCCCCATGTCAGCGTCACCAATATCGCCGATACCCTGCTCGAATTTCGCAAGGCAGGGCGGCATGTGCTGGGACTGGCCGGCGAGGCCGAGCTGGACCTGGCGACGGCGATCGCCGCACCGGATGGCAAGGGCTGGGGTCCGGGCCTGGTTCTCGTGATGGGGTCGGAGGACAAGGGCCTGCGCCAGCGCGTCGCCGAGTGCTGCGATCAGCTGGTGCGGATTCCGATGACCGGGGCGGTTGAGAGCCTCAATGTCTCGAACGCCGCCGCGATCGCCCTCTACGAAGCAGCAAAATGGCGTCCCGTCCGGGACGAGACGCCACCTGCCTAA
- a CDS encoding DedA family protein, producing the protein MTDFLAQTSEAWLLASLFAGALLDALPGPCLFVFGEVFFLTAGNLAHETGSAWPVLAVLAGALMADQIGYFLGSKLSGALRRLALRTSRRRAAWRRARAGLEARAILFVAVSRLMGPVAWITPTLAGSLDISWLRFSIGSLLGVLIGVGQFVLYGWLLAAGSGLIGFDLGRFVMTHAASILIGTSALGFMSVVIWRGLASRPPSAR; encoded by the coding sequence ATGACGGATTTCCTTGCTCAGACCTCCGAAGCCTGGCTGCTGGCGAGCCTGTTCGCCGGCGCTCTTCTGGATGCCTTGCCGGGGCCGTGCCTGTTCGTATTTGGCGAAGTCTTTTTTCTGACGGCGGGCAATCTGGCTCACGAGACCGGGTCTGCCTGGCCGGTCCTTGCCGTTCTTGCCGGAGCCCTGATGGCCGACCAGATCGGCTATTTTCTCGGCAGCAAGTTGTCTGGAGCCTTGCGCCGCCTGGCGTTGCGGACCAGTCGACGCCGAGCCGCCTGGCGCCGGGCGCGGGCGGGTCTCGAAGCGCGGGCGATCCTGTTTGTCGCCGTCAGCCGATTGATGGGGCCTGTCGCGTGGATCACGCCGACCCTGGCCGGCAGCCTCGACATCTCCTGGCTTCGGTTCTCGATCGGGTCGCTGCTCGGCGTCCTGATCGGGGTTGGCCAGTTTGTGCTCTATGGATGGCTGCTGGCGGCCGGCTCCGGCCTCATCGGCTTCGATCTGGGCCGTTTCGTGATGACTCATGCCGCTTCCATCCTGATCGGAACAAGCGCGCTGGGGTTTATGTCTGTTGTTATCTGGCGCGGGCTCGCCAGTCGCCCGCCGTCTGCTCGATGA
- a CDS encoding ABC transporter permease: MINTLIAETTKLRRSLVLLVAATPPLMVFALGVLAVASGNAPEDWAIIIMAGSAVWGYFLLPMSVIGVTALIAQVEHGPSTWSHTLALPVPRWQIFLAKALVSTSLLAVMSLAVALASYASTTVGLMLNPELTMTGAFDTRLALRLYGLMFVAGLLVMAIQWTLAMRFRSFAVPVSVGIGGTFVAVAATSAQAGLYFPWLMPVNVLAADAGRAELAVMMGGIGGVLAFAAAIVWLSRRDWG, from the coding sequence ATGATCAACACCCTTATCGCCGAAACGACAAAGCTGCGCCGGTCCCTCGTCCTGCTAGTCGCCGCAACGCCGCCGCTGATGGTGTTCGCGCTCGGCGTTCTCGCCGTGGCCAGCGGCAATGCCCCCGAGGACTGGGCCATCATCATCATGGCCGGCTCGGCGGTCTGGGGATATTTCCTGCTGCCGATGAGCGTGATCGGCGTGACGGCGTTGATCGCCCAGGTCGAGCATGGTCCGAGCACCTGGTCACACACCCTCGCCCTGCCGGTCCCGCGCTGGCAAATTTTCCTGGCCAAGGCACTCGTCAGCACCAGCTTGCTGGCCGTCATGAGCCTCGCCGTCGCCCTGGCCAGCTATGCCAGCACCACCGTCGGGCTGATGCTCAACCCCGAGCTGACAATGACCGGCGCCTTCGACACCCGCCTCGCCTTGCGCCTCTATGGCCTGATGTTTGTGGCCGGCCTCCTGGTCATGGCGATCCAGTGGACCCTGGCCATGCGCTTTCGCAGCTTCGCCGTCCCGGTCTCGGTCGGCATCGGCGGGACCTTCGTCGCGGTCGCTGCGACCTCGGCGCAGGCGGGTCTGTATTTTCCGTGGCTGATGCCGGTAAACGTGCTCGCCGCGGATGCCGGCCGTGCGGAGCTTGCCGTGATGATGGGCGGTATCGGCGGTGTTCTTGCCTTCGCCGCCGCGATTGTCTGGCTGAGTCGCCGCGACTGGGGCTGA
- a CDS encoding glycosyltransferase: MKISIQTLGTRGDILPFLTLARALMDAGHTISLLAPRDYSALIRQFGVQVATPPAFSVSDWMQRSRARGTLRGPVRFFRDWPVMIRPHLEDVLERSLEAARGADLVLANPIAVPARIAAEHAGLPFILMALQPVITPTGALPCAMIARRPMGPLLNQASYLAVSLALAGLAASLGKARRRLVPVPRPGFANLGRHLGEPLTRLTALPAALGVTSPADFDPASHLVDYPALQSPNSALPETLAAFLASGQPPVYLGLGSMEVADSDALLASWLGRLEAAGQRAVIATSLAGHPPGPLGPHFVAGALPHDHLFPHCAAVIHHGGAGTLDTASRAGCPQIILPQVLDQFWNAHMLTARGVAGHARTPRPKADEIDMLIGHALADETRWAARSLAASLPDPARAVQRIVGIIEQTAGDWRARAR; encoded by the coding sequence ATGAAGATCTCGATCCAGACCCTCGGAACGCGCGGTGACATCCTGCCGTTTCTCACCCTGGCGCGCGCCCTGATGGATGCCGGGCACACGATCAGCCTGTTGGCGCCCCGCGACTATTCGGCCCTGATCCGGCAATTCGGCGTGCAGGTGGCCACGCCGCCCGCCTTCTCCGTCAGCGACTGGATGCAGCGCTCGCGGGCGCGCGGCACGCTGCGCGGTCCAGTCCGCTTCTTCCGTGACTGGCCGGTGATGATCCGGCCCCATCTCGAGGATGTACTGGAGCGATCGCTCGAGGCCGCGCGCGGTGCCGATCTGGTCCTTGCCAATCCGATTGCCGTGCCGGCCCGGATTGCCGCCGAACACGCCGGCCTGCCCTTCATCCTGATGGCATTGCAGCCGGTCATAACACCAACCGGTGCGCTGCCCTGCGCCATGATTGCCCGGCGGCCGATGGGGCCCCTGCTCAACCAAGCCAGCTATCTGGCGGTCAGCCTTGCCTTGGCCGGGCTCGCCGCCAGCCTCGGCAAGGCAAGACGCCGTCTCGTTCCCGTGCCCCGGCCCGGCTTCGCAAATCTGGGTCGTCACCTTGGCGAGCCGCTGACACGGCTCACCGCCCTGCCAGCGGCGCTCGGCGTCACGTCACCCGCCGACTTTGACCCGGCCAGCCACCTGGTCGACTATCCGGCCCTGCAGTCCCCAAACAGCGCCCTCCCGGAGACCCTCGCAGCCTTTCTCGCAAGCGGACAGCCGCCTGTTTATCTGGGGCTAGGCTCGATGGAGGTAGCGGACAGCGATGCCTTGCTGGCGTCCTGGCTCGGGCGCCTCGAGGCGGCGGGCCAGAGGGCCGTGATTGCGACCAGCCTGGCCGGGCATCCCCCCGGCCCGCTCGGACCGCACTTCGTTGCCGGCGCCCTGCCCCATGACCATCTCTTCCCGCATTGTGCGGCCGTGATCCACCATGGCGGCGCCGGAACCCTGGACACGGCGAGCCGGGCCGGCTGCCCTCAGATCATTCTGCCGCAAGTCCTCGACCAGTTCTGGAACGCCCACATGCTCACCGCTCGTGGCGTAGCGGGGCATGCGAGAACGCCGCGGCCAAAGGCCGACGAGATCGACATGCTGATCGGCCACGCCCTGGCGGACGAGACCCGTTGGGCAGCCCGAAGCCTGGCGGCCAGCCTGCCGGACCCGGCGCGCGCGGTACAGCGCATTGTCGGGATCATCGAGCAGACGGCGGGCGACTGGCGAGCCCGCGCCAGATAA
- a CDS encoding ABC transporter ATP-binding protein: MRYGRTTALNAVNLAIPAGAIYGFLGPNGAGKTTAIRCAMGLLTPRSGRVTINGHDLARARSKALASVGAVIETPALFPNLTGRENLDVTRLLLGLAPGLIDQALDLVDMRAAADRRVGHYSLGMKQRMGLARALLAEPRLLILDEPTNGLDPAGIRDMRALIRALPDRTGATIFMSSHLLSEIEQVATHVGLLKNGHVLFDGTMAALSEQQTPRLLVTASPADNAETVIGAAGFTDVIREQDRFTLADPVAITPDRAAALNAALHTAGCTVSELRLERADLETTFMTLTGSAEAAA, encoded by the coding sequence ATGCGCTACGGCAGGACGACAGCCCTGAACGCAGTCAACCTCGCCATACCGGCCGGCGCGATCTACGGCTTTCTCGGACCCAACGGAGCCGGCAAGACGACAGCCATCCGCTGCGCCATGGGCTTGCTGACACCACGCTCCGGACGCGTCACCATCAATGGCCACGACCTCGCCCGAGCGCGCAGCAAGGCCCTCGCCAGTGTCGGCGCAGTCATCGAGACCCCGGCGCTTTTCCCCAACCTCACCGGTCGCGAGAACCTCGATGTGACCCGGCTCCTACTGGGTCTCGCACCCGGCCTGATCGATCAGGCGCTTGATCTTGTCGACATGCGCGCCGCGGCGGATCGCCGGGTGGGGCACTATTCACTCGGCATGAAACAGCGCATGGGCCTCGCGCGGGCCCTGCTCGCCGAACCGCGCCTGCTGATCCTTGACGAGCCCACCAACGGGCTGGATCCGGCCGGGATTCGCGACATGCGCGCCCTGATCCGCGCTTTGCCGGACCGGACCGGCGCGACCATCTTCATGTCCAGTCACCTGCTGTCGGAGATCGAACAGGTCGCCACGCATGTCGGCCTTCTGAAGAACGGCCATGTCCTCTTCGACGGGACCATGGCGGCGCTGTCCGAGCAGCAAACCCCGCGCCTGCTGGTCACGGCCAGTCCGGCCGATAATGCTGAAACCGTCATTGGTGCGGCGGGCTTCACCGATGTGATCCGGGAACAGGACCGCTTCACCCTTGCCGACCCGGTCGCGATCACACCGGATCGGGCGGCCGCACTCAATGCCGCGCTTCACACCGCTGGCTGTACGGTCAGCGAGCTGCGCCTGGAACGCGCCGATCTGGAAACAACCTTCATGACCCTGACCGGATCTGCGGAGGCCGCAGCATGA
- a CDS encoding RidA family protein, whose amino-acid sequence MGGTTRRSFTGASWENQVGYCRAIRRGNLAWVTGTVALGANGEPFAIGDPEAQARRCFEIIAAALADVGGTIEDVVRTRMFVTDIDHWEAFGRAHAAVFRDHPPATTMVEISRFIGQDFLIEIEADACFDTD is encoded by the coding sequence ATGGGTGGCACGACGCGCCGGAGCTTCACCGGGGCGAGCTGGGAGAACCAGGTCGGGTATTGCCGCGCCATCCGGCGCGGCAATCTCGCCTGGGTCACCGGTACGGTTGCGTTGGGGGCCAATGGCGAGCCCTTCGCCATTGGTGACCCGGAAGCCCAGGCCCGGCGCTGTTTCGAGATCATCGCCGCGGCACTGGCTGATGTGGGCGGGACGATCGAGGATGTGGTGCGGACGCGGATGTTTGTGACCGACATCGATCATTGGGAGGCGTTCGGCCGGGCGCATGCCGCGGTTTTCAGGGACCATCCACCGGCCACCACCATGGTCGAGATATCCCGTTTCATCGGCCAGGATTTCCTGATCGAGATCGAGGCCGATGCCTGTTTCGATACCGACTGA
- a CDS encoding glutathione S-transferase family protein, translating to MTDVTLYLCPRTRSFHALWMLEEIGEPYELRVVNIRDDIQSEAYSAVNPMRKVPALDVGGELITESPAICAWLADRYPGQGLAPAVDAPGRGSYLRWLFFAGSAMEPAFIDKAMSRETPRQMAGWGDLASVKATLAQALDGKDYLVGDRFTAADLMVGSTLNFMMNFKLLERTEPFAAYVDRLVSRPAFKRAMEREAELADEG from the coding sequence ATGACTGATGTCACACTCTATCTCTGCCCGAGAACGCGCAGTTTCCACGCCTTGTGGATGCTCGAGGAAATCGGCGAGCCCTATGAGCTACGCGTGGTCAACATTCGCGACGATATTCAGTCCGAGGCTTATAGCGCGGTCAATCCGATGCGGAAGGTCCCGGCGCTTGATGTCGGCGGAGAGCTGATCACCGAAAGCCCGGCCATCTGCGCCTGGCTGGCTGATCGCTATCCCGGGCAAGGGCTGGCCCCTGCGGTTGATGCGCCGGGTCGCGGCAGCTATCTGCGCTGGCTCTTCTTCGCCGGATCCGCCATGGAGCCCGCCTTCATCGACAAGGCCATGTCGCGCGAGACGCCGCGGCAGATGGCTGGCTGGGGCGATCTTGCCTCGGTCAAGGCCACGCTCGCCCAGGCGCTTGATGGCAAGGATTATTTGGTCGGGGACCGGTTCACGGCGGCCGATCTCATGGTCGGCTCGACGCTGAATTTCATGATGAATTTCAAACTTCTCGAGCGCACCGAGCCGTTCGCGGCCTATGTCGACCGCCTGGTCAGCCGCCCGGCGTTCAAACGCGCGATGGAGCGTGAAGCCGAATTGGCGGATGAGGGGTGA
- a CDS encoding MBL fold metallo-hydrolase, with protein sequence MIHSLSFPNSAIIRAPEWLVLKGGRGQILDIPVRYGVFEHGAAGTCLIDTGYNHRVTTGPRSFALRIYAALLRPRLTMATLPDAQPDARTIILTHLHADHVAALRDYPDARIIADKTALEHYLAAGPIRLRHGVFAELLPPDALDRIADINACPERPAPLGLGPARDLFGDGSVLAVPLPGHMRGHVGLCFTQFETPLLYAADAQWLHQAVMEDRQPGGPAALILDDADLARSTARRIRQFSEQGGAVIYCHDPDILPEYGSATG encoded by the coding sequence ATGATCCATAGCCTCAGCTTTCCGAACTCGGCCATCATTCGGGCTCCGGAATGGCTGGTCCTGAAGGGCGGTCGCGGACAGATTCTGGACATTCCGGTGCGCTACGGCGTCTTCGAGCATGGCGCGGCGGGCACCTGCCTGATCGATACCGGCTATAATCACCGGGTCACCACCGGCCCTCGCTCATTTGCCCTGCGGATTTATGCGGCCCTGCTCCGACCGCGCCTGACCATGGCGACCTTGCCGGACGCGCAGCCGGACGCCCGCACGATCATCCTCACCCACCTGCACGCCGACCATGTCGCGGCCCTGCGCGATTATCCCGATGCCCGCATCATCGCCGACAAGACGGCGCTTGAGCACTATCTGGCGGCCGGACCAATCCGGCTGCGGCATGGCGTCTTCGCGGAATTGCTGCCGCCCGATGCGCTCGACCGGATCGCGGACATCAACGCCTGCCCGGAGCGCCCGGCGCCGCTGGGACTGGGACCGGCCCGCGATCTGTTTGGCGATGGCAGCGTCCTCGCGGTGCCGCTGCCGGGTCATATGCGCGGCCATGTCGGCCTGTGCTTTACGCAGTTCGAGACGCCCCTGCTCTATGCTGCCGACGCACAATGGCTGCACCAGGCCGTCATGGAAGACCGCCAGCCCGGGGGCCCCGCGGCGCTGATCCTGGATGATGCCGACCTCGCCCGCTCCACCGCCCGGCGCATTCGCCAGTTCAGCGAGCAGGGCGGCGCCGTGATCTATTGCCACGACCCGGACATCCTTCCCGAATACGGATCGGCCACCGGATGA
- a CDS encoding M20 metallopeptidase family protein, whose product MKRNLFSAVAAVTLALAIQPVAAAFQDEPGDDALRHAIAADYEAHLEALYQHFHANPELSFRETETAARLASELRALGFEVTEGVGQTGIVAVMENGEGPTLMLRADMDGLPVPEQTGLDYASQVTGTDLRGVESPVMHACAHDTHMTALVGAARQLVERTDEWSGTLVLIGQPAEELGEGAVAMIEDGLFERFPQPDFNVSFHTFSAIPTGTITYVPGYAMANVDSVDIYVQGRGGHGAYPHTTKDPIYLASQIVVSLQSLVSREVSPLEPAVVTVGAFNAGTKHNIISDQAHLQLTVRSYTDEVREQLLSGIQRIAAAQAASYGLTPEEYPRVEIEETYTPALYNSPDLAARAVEAMRARFGAEAVVETSPVMGGEDFSQYHRTAANIPTFMFWVGGTTSERLADYTARGLVPPSNHSPFFAPDDPEGSITQAAEAMTAVALDILAGSGAE is encoded by the coding sequence ATGAAACGCAATCTGTTCTCGGCCGTCGCCGCCGTCACGCTGGCACTGGCCATTCAGCCCGTTGCGGCCGCCTTCCAGGACGAGCCGGGCGATGACGCCCTTCGGCACGCCATTGCGGCTGACTACGAAGCGCATCTGGAAGCACTCTACCAGCATTTCCACGCCAATCCCGAGCTCTCCTTCCGCGAGACCGAGACGGCTGCCCGTCTGGCCAGCGAGCTTCGCGCGCTTGGCTTCGAGGTCACCGAGGGGGTCGGTCAGACCGGCATCGTTGCAGTGATGGAAAACGGTGAGGGGCCGACCCTCATGCTGCGCGCCGACATGGATGGCCTGCCGGTGCCCGAGCAGACCGGTCTGGACTATGCCTCGCAAGTGACGGGCACCGACCTTCGCGGCGTCGAGAGCCCGGTCATGCATGCTTGTGCCCACGATACCCACATGACCGCCCTGGTCGGTGCGGCCCGGCAGCTGGTCGAGCGGACCGATGAATGGTCCGGCACACTGGTGCTGATTGGCCAGCCGGCCGAGGAGCTCGGAGAGGGTGCGGTCGCGATGATTGAAGACGGTCTGTTCGAGCGCTTCCCGCAGCCGGACTTCAACGTCTCCTTCCACACCTTCTCGGCCATCCCGACCGGCACGATTACCTATGTGCCGGGATATGCGATGGCGAATGTCGATTCCGTCGACATCTATGTTCAGGGGCGCGGGGGTCACGGGGCCTATCCGCATACCACCAAGGACCCGATCTATCTGGCCTCGCAGATCGTCGTGTCGCTGCAGTCCCTGGTGTCGCGCGAAGTCTCGCCGCTCGAGCCGGCCGTGGTGACCGTCGGCGCCTTCAACGCCGGCACCAAGCACAACATCATTTCGGACCAGGCCCATCTCCAGCTCACCGTGCGCTCCTATACCGATGAAGTGCGCGAGCAACTGCTTTCCGGCATCCAGCGCATCGCGGCCGCCCAGGCTGCCTCCTACGGGCTGACCCCGGAGGAGTATCCGCGGGTGGAGATCGAGGAGACCTATACGCCGGCCCTCTACAACAGTCCCGACCTCGCGGCGCGGGCGGTCGAGGCGATGCGGGCCCGTTTCGGGGCCGAGGCCGTTGTTGAAACCTCACCGGTGATGGGCGGAGAGGACTTCTCGCAATATCACCGGACCGCAGCCAATATCCCCACCTTCATGTTCTGGGTCGGCGGCACGACCAGCGAACGTCTGGCCGATTACACCGCCCGCGGCCTGGTCCCGCCCTCGAACCATTCGCCCTTCTTCGCGCCGGACGATCCGGAAGGCTCCATCACCCAGGCTGCCGAAGCGATGACCGCTGTCGCGCTCGACATCCTGGCCGGTAGCGGAGCCGAATAG
- a CDS encoding DUF819 domain-containing protein, with the protein MSLIPADNAVASVAALFAIAAAGFLMEKTRIGALLTGAVWAILFAILASNIGLIPQDSEGYSFVFRYFVPVLIPLFLMKADLRRILFETGRMTGAFALACLGTVAGAVVAFSLIALPDYEAGVRTADMVSRESGAVGAFIATYIGGSVNYAALLDVTRLGEADPAFISAATAVDNLFSGLFLALLAVMPGVSWIASRFVKRDHSQGDVVVEETPGKVTAASLAYSLTFALIVVALGDMITALLSSQFGEGAGNWRYAIITVLALIPATAFPKTMASLHGGYEIGIALSFVFFAAIAAGADVVGLVQSAPMLILIIAILLAVHGLVVFGLGSILRFSLPELITASNAAILGATTAPALAAAKGWKDLVTPGVLVGVLGYAVGTVIATAIFQIWPG; encoded by the coding sequence ATGTCTTTGATTCCGGCTGATAATGCCGTTGCATCCGTGGCGGCGCTCTTTGCGATCGCGGCCGCCGGTTTTCTCATGGAAAAGACCCGCATCGGCGCGCTCCTGACCGGTGCGGTCTGGGCCATCCTGTTTGCCATCCTCGCGTCGAATATCGGGCTCATCCCGCAGGATTCGGAAGGCTATTCTTTCGTATTTCGCTATTTCGTCCCGGTGTTGATCCCGCTCTTCCTGATGAAGGCGGACCTGCGCAGGATTCTCTTCGAGACGGGGCGGATGACCGGCGCCTTTGCCCTGGCCTGTCTGGGCACGGTAGCCGGCGCCGTGGTCGCCTTCTCGCTGATTGCGCTTCCGGACTATGAGGCCGGTGTCCGCACGGCAGACATGGTGTCACGCGAATCCGGGGCCGTCGGAGCCTTCATTGCGACCTATATCGGCGGGTCGGTGAACTACGCGGCGCTGCTGGACGTGACCCGGCTGGGCGAAGCCGACCCGGCCTTCATCTCCGCGGCCACCGCGGTCGACAACCTGTTTTCGGGGCTCTTCCTCGCCCTTCTCGCCGTGATGCCGGGCGTCAGCTGGATCGCGAGCCGCTTCGTCAAGCGCGACCACAGCCAGGGCGACGTCGTTGTCGAGGAAACGCCCGGCAAGGTCACCGCCGCCTCGCTCGCCTATTCACTGACCTTCGCCCTGATCGTTGTGGCACTCGGGGACATGATCACGGCGCTCCTGTCGAGCCAGTTCGGGGAGGGCGCCGGCAATTGGCGCTATGCCATCATTACCGTGCTGGCGCTGATCCCGGCGACGGCCTTTCCCAAGACCATGGCCAGCCTGCATGGCGGCTATGAAATCGGGATTGCCCTGAGCTTCGTCTTTTTCGCCGCCATCGCGGCCGGGGCGGATGTCGTCGGGCTGGTGCAGTCAGCACCGATGCTGATCCTGATCATCGCAATCCTGCTGGCTGTGCACGGGCTGGTCGTGTTCGGGCTCGGCTCGATCTTGCGCTTCTCCCTGCCGGAATTGATCACCGCCTCGAATGCGGCGATCCTTGGCGCCACCACCGCGCCGGCGCTGGCAGCGGCAAAGGGCTGGAAAGACCTGGTGACACCGGGGGTTCTGGTCGGGGTGCTCGGTTATGCGGTCGGGACTGTGATCGCCACCGCGATTTTCCAGATCTGGCCGGGCTGA